One Acinetobacter colistiniresistens DNA segment encodes these proteins:
- a CDS encoding GlsB/YeaQ/YmgE family stress response membrane protein — translation MWSLIVAIVVGFFAGLIARAIHPGDDKAGFIVTTLLGIAGSLLATYGGRLLGLYAENSAAGFIASVVGAIIILFIYNLVTKKS, via the coding sequence ATGTGGTCCCTAATTGTGGCAATTGTTGTTGGTTTTTTTGCTGGTTTAATTGCTCGTGCGATCCATCCTGGAGATGACAAAGCAGGCTTTATTGTAACCACCCTATTAGGTATTGCAGGTTCATTACTTGCCACCTATGGTGGCCGTTTACTGGGCTTATATGCGGAAAACTCGGCGGCAGGTTTCATTGCTTCCGTGGTTGGTGCCATCATTATTCTATTTATTTATAATCTGGTCACCAAAAAAAGCTAA
- a CDS encoding DsbC family protein, protein MLKKIGMFSLLSCISAISLANVDSLKSNLTKQYPNIQVTNIQATEMNGLYSASLDNQIIYLDESAQHMFVGSMVRLKDQKNLTKDLVIQQNSMDWKQLPLKDAIKTVKGNGKRQLAVFSDPNCSYCKKLEAELDKLTDVTIYTFIYALKPQSIAVSKSVWCDANQAYAWKNLLQKNVQPKEKSCANPIERNLELGRKLGVDGTPTLIFGNGLKMVGGRSAEEIQMIWKELGL, encoded by the coding sequence ATGTTAAAAAAAATTGGGATGTTCTCATTGTTGAGTTGTATTTCTGCCATCAGTTTAGCCAATGTCGATAGCTTAAAAAGCAATTTAACTAAGCAGTATCCCAATATTCAGGTAACCAATATTCAGGCGACTGAAATGAATGGTTTATATAGTGCCAGTTTGGATAATCAGATCATTTACTTGGATGAAAGTGCGCAGCACATGTTTGTCGGCTCAATGGTTCGTTTAAAAGATCAGAAGAACCTCACTAAGGATTTAGTCATCCAGCAAAACTCGATGGACTGGAAACAACTGCCTTTAAAGGATGCGATTAAAACGGTTAAAGGCAATGGTAAGCGTCAATTGGCGGTGTTTTCCGACCCTAACTGTTCTTATTGCAAAAAATTAGAAGCAGAGCTGGATAAACTGACTGATGTAACGATTTATACCTTTATTTATGCATTAAAACCTCAATCCATCGCAGTGTCAAAATCGGTATGGTGTGATGCTAATCAGGCCTATGCATGGAAAAACTTGTTGCAAAAGAATGTGCAACCCAAGGAAAAAAGCTGTGCCAATCCGATTGAACGTAACCTCGAACTGGGACGTAAACTCGGCGTAGATGGAACACCAACGTTGATCTTTGGTAATGGTCTGAAAATGGTCGGTGGGCGTAGTGCTGAAGAAATTCAGATGATCTGGAAAGAGTTGGGACTATAG
- a CDS encoding PilT/PilU family type 4a pilus ATPase — MYNAELLEEAKTFMFHMLSKVVEYEGSDLFITADFPPSIKLQGLMRPLGQQALTADKTKLFAYSLMNEKQRQEFESEWECNFAINVPNVSRFRVNVFKQQLQIGMVIRTITSEIPNFQKLKLPESLKHVIMEKRGLVLVVGGTGSGKSTSLAAMIDHRNENSAGHIITVEDPVEYVHKHKKSMITHREVGVDCHSWHHALKNTLRQAPDVILIGEIRDTETMEHAIAFAETGHLCLGTLHANNANQALDRIINFFPEERRNQLLMDLSSNMKGIISQRLVRTQDGKGRRAAIEILLNTPLIADNILKGQFHALKEIMSKSRELGMQTFDQALFELYNEGAISYDEALRNADSVNELRLQIKLRASRQEGVPEAMMTALNVVPDEKPKEEQEEN; from the coding sequence ATGTATAACGCGGAACTATTAGAAGAAGCCAAAACCTTTATGTTTCACATGCTCAGCAAAGTTGTCGAGTATGAGGGGTCAGACTTATTTATCACTGCCGATTTTCCGCCCAGTATTAAATTGCAAGGCTTAATGCGCCCCTTAGGACAGCAAGCACTCACAGCAGATAAGACCAAGCTATTTGCCTATAGTTTGATGAATGAAAAACAACGCCAAGAATTTGAAAGCGAATGGGAATGCAACTTTGCAATCAATGTCCCGAATGTTTCACGTTTCCGCGTCAATGTGTTTAAACAGCAGCTACAAATCGGTATGGTGATCCGGACCATTACCTCAGAAATCCCAAACTTTCAGAAACTTAAACTGCCAGAATCACTGAAACACGTGATTATGGAAAAACGTGGTCTGGTCTTGGTTGTGGGTGGAACAGGTTCTGGAAAATCAACCTCTCTGGCTGCCATGATTGACCACCGCAATGAAAATTCAGCAGGCCATATCATTACCGTTGAAGACCCTGTGGAATATGTGCATAAGCATAAAAAATCCATGATTACCCATCGTGAAGTCGGGGTCGATTGCCATTCCTGGCATCATGCCTTGAAAAACACCTTGCGTCAGGCACCTGATGTGATTCTAATTGGCGAAATCCGTGATACCGAGACCATGGAACATGCGATTGCCTTTGCTGAAACAGGGCATCTCTGCTTAGGTACCTTGCACGCCAACAATGCCAACCAAGCCTTGGATCGAATTATTAACTTCTTTCCAGAAGAACGTCGCAATCAGTTGCTGATGGATCTTTCATCCAACATGAAAGGGATTATTTCGCAACGTTTAGTCCGTACCCAAGATGGTAAGGGCCGTCGTGCTGCAATTGAAATTTTGCTGAATACCCCATTGATTGCAGACAACATTCTCAAAGGTCAATTCCACGCACTGAAAGAGATTATGAGTAAATCGCGTGAGCTGGGCATGCAGACCTTCGATCAGGCCTTATTTGAGCTGTATAACGAAGGCGCGATCAGCTATGATGAAGCCCTGCGCAATGCCGATTCAGTCAATGAACTACGCTTACAGATCAAATTAAGGGCCTCTCGCCAAGAAGGTGTGCCTGAAGCAATGATGACGGCGTTAAATGTAGTTCCAGATGAGAAACCGAAAGAAGAGCAAGAAGAAAATTGA